The sequence TTTGGAAATTTTATCAGACAAAAAGGTGCTTTGTGTCGAAGATGAGGAGGTGATTCGCTCCAATTTGATGGAGACGCTAGAGCTCTTCTTTGATAAAGTCTCAGGCGCAAAAGATGGCTTTGAGGCGCTTGAACAAGCCATGTGTGACACATACGATGTCTTTATTTTTGATATTTCGATTCCTCATCTAGATGGACTCGAAGTGCTCAAAAGAGTCCGTCAATTTAACAAAAAAACCCCCATTGTCATTCTCTCAGCCCATAAAGAGCAGGAGTATCTTTGGCGCGCCGTGGAGCTTAAAATCACCCGATATTTGACCAAGCCTTATGATAAAAACAGCCTGATCAAAGCTCTTGAAGAGGTTGCTTTGGAGCTCATGGACTACCATCCTCTCTTTCAAATCTCCCCCCTGCACAGTTACGACTTTTGCCGCAAGGCCATGACCTGTAAGGGGGAGATGGTCTATCTCTCCAAAAAGCGAGAGCCGACTTCTTGAATATTTTTTAAGACACGCCAATCAGACCATCACCTATGAGCAGATATCTGAGTATATGTGGGAGTTTGAACAACCCACCAAGGAGGCAATCAAGTCCATCGTGAAGGAGCTGCGTAAAAAAATCGACAACTCTTTTATTAAGAATCTCTATGGAATCGGATATCTCTTTGAGGTATAACTTCAAGATTATCATTGGCTCTTTTGTGATTCTTTATGGAGTGGTGACCCTCCTTTTTTTTAACTTCTATCGAGAGCTTGCACTCAAAGACGCTAGACAAGAGGCAGTCTTTGTTTTGGATACCATGAACGCGATCAGGGATTACGTCTCGATCATTCAGCGTCCTTTGGTTGAGGAGCTCAAAGAGAAGCATGGATTAGACCCTGACTTTTTTGATCCAAGACTGCTCTCCTCCTCCTATATTGCCCGAGAGATCTACAATATTCAGCGTGCCAAGAAAAACATCAACTATGACTATAGCCTCACCGCGCACAATCCTCTTAATCCTGAGCATGAGGGAAGCGTCTTTGAGAAGAGAATCTTGGATGATTTTAAAGAGGGAAAGTACAAGGAGTATTCAAAAATCATCCAAGAAGAGGGAACCTCCTATTTTTTTGTAGGCTTGCCCATTCGCAACTCTCATCCTTCTTGCTCGAAGTGTCATATCGCCTCGAATGCTCCCAAGGGAATGTTGGAGCAATACCCTAATCTAGGGCTCTTTGAGAGCAAGGTTGGAGAGGTGATCGCCATGATCTCATTTAAGATTCCCGTTTGGAGTATTTTGACCTACCACACCAAAGAGTTTGTGGTTGGCGGGACGGCGATGTTTGTCGTGTTTACGCTTTTTGTCTTGTTCATTTACAAGATACACAAAAAAGATCGAGAGCTGGAGGAGAAGACTCAAATGCTCATGATCAGCCAAAATCGCCTCGCCTCCATGGGGGAGATGATCGGGAATATTTCCCATCAGTGGCGGCAGCCCTTGGCGCAGGTGGGTTCGATCTTGGTCAATCTAGAGCTCTATAGTGAAAAGGAAAAGCTCACCCATGAGAAGCTTTCGCGCAAAATTCAAGAGGCCAATGAGCAGCTAGTCTTTATGTCGAGCACGATTGATGATTTTAGGGATTTTTTCCGCCCCCAGAAAGAGAAAAAACTCTTTAGCGCCCAAGAGGTGATTGGACAATCCAAAAGACTTTTGAGTGTCTCGCTGGAAAAATTTGGCATTGAGGTTGAGGTGAAGATAGAGAAGAATTTTAGACTTGAGGGCTACCCAAATGAGATTGCACAGGTGATGATCAATATTATCAATAACGCCAAGGAAGCCTTTTTGGAGAGCCCCCAGAAGAATCGCCGTGTGCTTATCCGAGCGTTTGTCTCAGAGGGCGTGGCGACGATCTCTATCAGCAACAATGCAGGTTTAATTCAAGAGAGCGTTTTGGAACATATTTTTGAACCCTACTTCACCACCAAAGAATCAGGCAGCGGATTGGGACTCTATATGAGCCAAAAAGTGGCTGAGAAGAATCACGCCCTCTTGGAGGCCAAAAATACGGCTGATGGAGTCTGTTTCACTCTCTCATTTAATTCCTTCTCTTAATATTCATTTAACACTTTTCCCCTTATTCCCCCCTCTTTTCTCGTTACCATCTCAGGTGAAGCATTCACTGCTGGTCAATGCTTTATGTTGTCAGGCTGGAGTGTTTTGAAAGGAGGAAACATGAAATATTGGGACAAAGCGTTGCTGAGTCTGTTCATGTGTGTTTCAACTCTTTCGATCGCCGCGACTCATGCGGTGGCGATGGAGGGAATGCAGATGACCAAGGAGGCACGAGAGATTATCGCTCATCCCAAAGGAACCAAGGAGAGCAGGGGAGTCATCTCTCTGCAAGACTACATAGTCGAAGAGCAAGCCATGTATGACTGGCTCTTTAAGAATCACCCTATTTTCACCAAATACGGTGGCAAGACGGTGGGCAAGTTGGTCGTGAAAGACCGTGGCGAAGAGTGGATTGAAGAGGGAAGGGGAAATGACTTCTCTAAAGCTTCCAAACGAAGCGGCGGCGAAGGTTTTAGCTCTATGATGTATAGAGTGGCTCGAAACTCGACTCTTCAATATCCCAATAAATTCATCGGGCCTGAAAAGTGTGGTGAGTGCCACCCTGCGCAGTATGAGACCTGGAGCAGGTCGCGACACGCCACCACGATTCGTTTCCCAGGCGAACACCCCGAGGTGAACAACAAGCTTAATGATCCCGTCTTTGACAAGGACACGGCTTCGATTCTTCCTCAAGGCATTACGCCTGATGTCGTCTATTGTACTGTAGGGCATATAAGAACAAAGTTTGGATTCTTTGACGCATGGCTTCTTCGAGGCACCTATCATGTCGAAGGAGGACTCCTTAAAAATGGAACAGGTCAAATTGTCGCGGGTGGAAACCAATGGCAGCGAACTTGGGCGCTCAATCTCTCTCCAGAGGTAGCGAAAAAGATCAAAAAGTGGGTTCCTGATTTT comes from Wolinella succinogenes DSM 1740 and encodes:
- a CDS encoding response regulator, which codes for MAECNYLEILSDKKVLCVEDEEVIRSNLMETLELFFDKVSGAKDGFEALEQAMCDTYDVFIFDISIPHLDGLEVLKRVRQFNKKTPIVILSAHKEQEYLWRAVELKITRYLTKPYDKNSLIKALEEVALELMDYHPLFQISPLHSYDFCRKAMTCKGEMVYLSKKREPTS
- a CDS encoding helix-turn-helix domain-containing protein, translating into MTYEQISEYMWEFEQPTKEAIKSIVKELRKKIDNSFIKNLYGIGYLFEV
- a CDS encoding c-type heme family protein encodes the protein MESDISLRYNFKIIIGSFVILYGVVTLLFFNFYRELALKDARQEAVFVLDTMNAIRDYVSIIQRPLVEELKEKHGLDPDFFDPRLLSSSYIAREIYNIQRAKKNINYDYSLTAHNPLNPEHEGSVFEKRILDDFKEGKYKEYSKIIQEEGTSYFFVGLPIRNSHPSCSKCHIASNAPKGMLEQYPNLGLFESKVGEVIAMISFKIPVWSILTYHTKEFVVGGTAMFVVFTLFVLFIYKIHKKDRELEEKTQMLMISQNRLASMGEMIGNISHQWRQPLAQVGSILVNLELYSEKEKLTHEKLSRKIQEANEQLVFMSSTIDDFRDFFRPQKEKKLFSAQEVIGQSKRLLSVSLEKFGIEVEVKIEKNFRLEGYPNEIAQVMINIINNAKEAFLESPQKNRRVLIRAFVSEGVATISISNNAGLIQESVLEHIFEPYFTTKESGSGLGLYMSQKVAEKNHALLEAKNTADGVCFTLSFNSFS